A part of Deltaproteobacteria bacterium genomic DNA contains:
- a CDS encoding zinc-binding alcohol dehydrogenase family protein, which translates to MKAAVYYETGKPEVLRYEDVPDPVCAPNGVVIEVAAIAIEGGDVLNRAGGLMAARPHIVGYNCAGVLREVGAQVSDRKVGDRVTALMMHGSHAERAAVPAGATWLVPAGVSFEHAACVPVAWGTAHDCLFEFGRLRAGESVLVQAGSSGVGLACVQLAKRAGAIVYATASREKFARLSEFGVDHPIAYREVDFADAIRELTSGRGVDLVVDSVGGDTLQRSLTCLAYRGRAISVGNVSRGDLRVDPAPLSQGNRSLTGVFLGAEVAFQTARVRAMLDAILRDLSRGELRTVVDRTFPLAQAAAAHAYIESRAAFGRVVLIP; encoded by the coding sequence GTGAAGGCAGCGGTGTATTACGAGACGGGAAAGCCCGAGGTCCTGCGCTACGAGGACGTGCCCGATCCGGTCTGCGCGCCGAATGGCGTGGTGATCGAGGTTGCGGCGATCGCGATCGAGGGCGGCGACGTGCTGAACCGCGCGGGCGGCCTGATGGCCGCGCGGCCGCACATCGTCGGCTACAACTGCGCCGGGGTTCTGCGCGAGGTCGGTGCGCAGGTCTCGGATCGCAAGGTGGGCGATCGCGTCACGGCGCTGATGATGCACGGCTCGCACGCCGAGCGAGCGGCGGTTCCGGCCGGCGCGACCTGGCTCGTGCCCGCGGGCGTCTCCTTCGAGCACGCGGCCTGCGTGCCGGTGGCGTGGGGGACCGCGCACGACTGCCTGTTCGAGTTCGGCCGGCTACGGGCCGGCGAGAGCGTGCTCGTGCAGGCGGGCTCGAGCGGCGTGGGCCTGGCCTGCGTGCAGCTCGCCAAGCGCGCGGGCGCGATCGTCTACGCCACGGCCAGCCGCGAGAAATTCGCGCGGCTCTCGGAGTTCGGCGTCGATCACCCGATCGCGTACCGCGAGGTCGACTTCGCCGACGCGATCCGCGAGCTCACGAGCGGCCGCGGCGTGGATCTGGTGGTCGACTCGGTTGGCGGCGACACGCTGCAGCGCAGCCTCACATGCCTGGCCTACCGCGGGCGCGCGATCAGCGTCGGAAACGTGAGCCGCGGCGATCTGCGCGTCGATCCCGCGCCGCTCTCGCAGGGAAACCGCTCGCTCACGGGCGTGTTCCTCGGCGCCGAGGTCGCGTTCCAGACCGCGCGCGTGCGCGCGATGCTCGACGCGATCCTGCGCGATCTTTCGCGCGGCGAGCTGCGCACGGTCGTCGACCGCACGTTCCCGCTCGCGCAGGCCGCCGCCGCGCACGCGTACATCGAGAGCCGCGCGGCGTTTGGGCGGGTGGTGCTGATCCCGTAG